A single window of Salvia splendens isolate huo1 chromosome 6, SspV2, whole genome shotgun sequence DNA harbors:
- the LOC121807004 gene encoding dehydrin ERD14-like: MADQYKHDEPSAPKAGDRGLFDFVGKKEEGEAVAGEFDQKVKVSEEDSKKHQTLGEKLQRSNSSSSSSSGEEEIGEDGEKKKKKKDKNKCDDNKAAQEGEEKKGLLDKLKEKLPGGKKVEEVATPPPTPAATAECATTPAAEEKENKGFLDKIKDKIPGYSKTDDEKEKEKEKEKEAVCN, encoded by the exons ATGGCGGATCAGTACAAGCACGATGAGCCGTCCGCCCCTAAGGCTGGCGATCGCGGGTTGTTCGATTTCGTGGGGAAGAAAGAGGAGGGCGAGGCGGTCGCCGGAGAATTTGATCAGAAAGTTAAGGTTTCGGAGGAAGATTCGAAGAAGCATCAAACCCTTGGAGAGAAGCTTCAGCGATCAAACAGCTCCTCCAGTAGCTCT TCGGGTGAGGAAGAAATAGGGGAAGAtggagaaaagaagaagaaaaagaaggataaaAATAAGTGTGATGACAACAAAGCAGCTCAAGAGGGTGAAGAGAAGAAAGGGTTGCTAGATAAGCTCAAGGAGAAGCTTCCCGGCGGGAAGAAAGTGGAGGAGGTGGCTACACCACCGCCGACTCCGGCGGCCACGGCCGAGTGTGCCACCACTCCAGCGGCGgaggaaaaggagaataaagggTTCTTGGATAAGATCAAGGACAAAATCCCAGGCTACTCCAAGACTGatgatgaaaaggagaaggagaaggagaaggaaaaGGAAGCTGTttgcaactaa
- the LOC121806892 gene encoding uncharacterized protein LOC121806892 gives MITRSKLAEQLREYQIRSKHDWASVSFFSSTTNVASSRVDVAIFVIWELVILAFLVFSAVSLYFTHVTLAVVFIFFTIVLLLLMKVTKKVRLARKKKRRMLLPLSM, from the exons ATGATTACGCGATCGAAATTGGCGGAACAGCTGAGAGAATATCAGATTCGTTCGAAGCATGATTGGGCTTCCGTTTCGTTTTTCTCCTCAACAACCAATGTCGCCTCTTCGAG GGTCGATGTTGCAATCTTTGTTATATGGGAGCTTGTCATACTCGCATTCCTCGTTTTCTCAGCTGTTTCCTTGTATTTTACACACGTGACGCTAGCTGTTGTTTTTATATTCTTTACTATAGTATTGCTTTTATTGATGAAAGTTACTAAGAAAGTAAGACTTGCTCGCAAGAAGAAGCGAAGGATGCTTCTTCCTTTATCTATGTAA
- the LOC121808571 gene encoding ATP-dependent zinc metalloprotease FTSH, chloroplastic-like: MASPLTNPLLSSNFFGNQIFISAPTPKTVPRKFVIPKSILGGNKPNKSSNLTNQAAVAAILFSSFTPHALALDVSPPPAPSPQVIEVDKPGPSSPFSQNLVLNAPKPQAQQPASDLPEGSQWRYSEFLNAVKKGKVERVRFSKDGSALQLTAVDGRRAGVIVPNDPDLIDILAMNGVDISVSEGDSGNGLFNFIGNLLFPVIAFAGLFFLFRRAQGGPGGPGGLGGPMDFGRSKSKFQEVPETGVTFADVAGADQAKMELQEVVDFLKNPDKYTALGAKIPKGCLLVGPPGTGKTLLARAVAGEAGVPFFSCAASEFVELFVGVGASRVRDLFEKAKSKAPCIVFIDEIDAVGRQRGAGLGGGNDEREQTINQLLTEMDGFTGNSGVIVLAATNRPDVLDSALLRPGRFDRQVTVDRPDVAGRVKILQVHSRGKALAKDVDFDKIARRTPGFTGADLQNLMNEAAILAARRDLKEISKDEISDALERIIAGPEKKNAVVSEEKKRLVAYHEAGHALVGALMPEYDPVAKISIIPRGQAGGLTFFAPSEERLESGLYSRSYLENQMAVALGGRIAEEVIFGQDNVTTGASNDFMQVSRVARQMVERFGFSKKIGQIAIGGPGGNPFLGQQMSTQKDYSMATADVVDAEVRELVDRAYVRAKQIITTHIDILHKLAQLLMEKETVDGEEFMSLFIDGKAELFVA, translated from the exons ATGGCGTCGCCATTAACTAACCCTCTCCTCTCCTCCAATTTCTTCGGCAACCAAATCTTCATCTCCGCCCCCACTCCCAAAACAGTCCCACGGAAATTCGTCATCCCAAAATCAATCCTCGGCGGAAACAAGCCCAACAAATCGAGTAATCTCACAAATCAAGCTGCCGTCGCAGCTATTCTCTTCTCCTCCTTCACCCCGCACGCGCTAGCGCTGGATGTATCCCCCCCGCCTGCTCCCTCGCCGCAGGTGATTGAGGTCGACAAGCCCGGCCCGTCATCGCCCTTCTCTCAAAATTTGGTCTTGAACGCGCCGAAGCCTCAGGCCCAGCAGCCTGCTTCCGACCTCCCCGAAGGCTCCCAGTGGCGCTACAGCGAGTTTTTGAATGCGGTGAAGAAGGGGAAGGTGGAGAGGGTTAGGTTTAGCAAAGACGGAAGCGCCCTTCAGCTCACCGCCGTCGATGGCCGGAGGGCCGGCGTTATTGTGCCCAACGATCCCGATTTGATCGACATTTTGGCGATGAACGGTGTCGATATTTCCGTTTCTGAGGGGGATTCCGGAAATGGGCTGTTCAATTTCATAGGGAATTTGTTGTTTCCAGTGATTGCATTTGCAGGGCTTTTCTTTCTGTTCAGACGGGCCCAGGGTGGTCCCGGAGGGCCCGGCGGACTTGGCGGGCCAATGGATTTTGGGCGGTCGAAGTCCAAGTTCCAGGAGGTTCCTGAAACTGGTGTGACATTTGCTGATGTTGCAGGTGCTGATCAAGCCAAAATGGAGCTGCAGGAAGTGGTTGATTTCTTGAAAAACCCGGATAAATACACTGCTTTGGGTGCGAAGATCCCGAAAGGTTGCCTTTTGGTGGGTCCACCCGGCACGGGGAAGACCCTCCTGGCGAGGGCGGTGGCTGGGGAGGCTGGGGTGCCATTCTTCTCGTGCGCTGCTTCGGAGTTTGTGGAGCTGTTTGTGGGTGTGGGAGCTTCGAGGGTTAGGGATTTGTTTGAGAAGGCGAAGAGCAAAGCACCTTGCATTGTGTTCATCGATGAGATTGATGCTGTCGGGAGGCAGAGAGGGGCGGGGCTTGGTGGTGGGAACGATGAGAGAGAGCAGACCATTAATCAGCTCTTGACAGAAATGGATGGATTCACTGGTAATTCTGGTGTTATAGTGCTGGCTGCAACGAATAGGCCGGATGTTCTTGATTCAGCCTTGTTGAGGCCCGGGAGGTTTGACCGACAGGTCACTGTGGACAGACCTGATGTTGCTGGGAGAGTCAAAATTCTTCAG GTGCATTCTAGAGGAAAGGCGCTCGCGAAGGATGTGGACTTCGACAAGATCGCCAGGAGGACACCGGGTTTCACTGGAGCTGATTTGCAGAACTTAATGAACGAAGCAGCCATTCTTGCAGCACGCCGTGACCTCAAGGAGATAAGCAAGGACGAGATATCAGACGCTCTGGAGAGAATAATTGCTGGACCGGAGAAGAAGAATGCTGTCGTCTCGGAGGAAAAGAAAAGGCTGGTGGCTTACCATG AGGCTGGGCATGCTTTGGTTGGTGCACTGATGCCGGAATATGATCCGGTCGCCAAGATCTCAATCATTCCTCGTGGCCAAGCTGGTGGGCTTACCTTCTTTGCTCCGAGTGAGGAGAGACTTGAATCGGGGTTGTACAGTCGAAGCTACCTGGAAAATCAGATGGCAGTTGCTCTTGGAGGAAG AATTGCAGAAGAGGTTATCTTTGGACAAGACAACGTAACAACCGGGGCATCAAACGACTTCATGCAAGTTTCTAGGGTCGCAAGGCAAATGGTTGAGCGATTCGGGTTCAGCAAAAAGATCGGACAAATAGCCATTGGCGGACCTGGTGGAAACCCCTTCCTCGGACAGCAG ATGTCGACCCAGAAAGACTACTCAATGGCGACTGCGGATGTGGTGGATGCGGAAGTGAGGGAGCTTGTGGACAGAGCGTACGTACGGGCAAAGCAGATAATCACGACCCACATCGACATCCTCCACAAGCTCGCGCAGTTGCTGATGGAGAAGGAGACCGTGGATGGGGAGGAGTTCATGAGCCTCTTCATTGATGGAAAGGCTGAGCTGTTTGTGGCATGA